The sequence below is a genomic window from Micromonospora aurantiaca ATCC 27029.
GCCGGCCGGCAAGCGTCCCAGCGGTGCCCGCGGCGGCCGTCCCGCCGGGGGCGGCGGCAACCGGCCCGGCGGCAAGCGCCGCTGACCGCAGGGCCGGACGGAATCGGTCCGACGGCGTCCGTCATGCTGATGTCACGGCATGACGGACGCCGTCGTCGTTTCGAGAGGACATGGGACGCACAGTGACGGAGACCCACACCACAGGGGTACGGGGAGACAGCGGCCCGGAGGTCGCCCAGCTCGTCGCCAGCCGGTTGCTGGACGTGCCGGACTTCCCCAAGCCGGGTGTCGTGTTCAAGGACCTGATGCCGCTGTTCGCCGACGGTGAGGCGTTCCGGGCGGTGATCGACGGCATCATCGCGTACCACGGGCCGGAGTCGTTCGACACCGTCGCCGGCATCGAGGCACGCGGGTTCGTGCTGGCGGCGGCGGTCGCGTACGCCACCGGCGTTGGCGTGGTGCCGGTGCGCAAGGCCGGCAAGCTGCCCCGGGCCACGCACTCGGCCTCCTACGCGCTGGAGTACGGCGAGGCGACGCTGGAGGTGCACCAGGACGCCTTCACCGCGGGCCACCGGGTGCTGGTGCTCGACGACGTGCTCGCCACCGGCGGGACCGCCGAGGCGACGCTCGACCTGGTGGAACGCGCCGGCGGCACGGTGGCCGGGTTCACCGTGCTGCTGGAGCTGGGCTTCCTCGAGGGCCGTAAGCGGCTGGCGCAGCGCCCGGTCCATGCCCTGTTGACCGTTTGACCAGGCCGGCCCGTCGGGCCGGTCGGCGCCGACCGTCCGGGGGAGCGGTGGCGTACCCTGCGTACGGGTAGCATTGCCCTTTGCCCGACCCGGCCGAGCTGTCCGGGGCGGCGAAGGCGCCGGGGCCCGGCCCCGGCGACCGCGTGGAACAAGACCGGCCTCCGGGCCGGTTGAACCAGACGTCGGCCGGACGGCCGGCGCATCCCGGCGAGCGGTGAGGAGGCCGGTGTCCCACGATGTCGTCCCTCCGGTGGAGGGCACGGTGCACCCGACAGGCGACGCGGACGGCTCGGTGACCGAGCGCAGCGGCAACCCGCCGGCCCGGGCGACCGGCGCCACCGGCGGTGCGTCCGACGCGACGGCCGACGGCGGGGCGGTCGTGGTGCCGTTCCCGACCGAGGGTTCCACCGAGTCCACGCCCGGCAGCGGTTTCGCCCTCTCCAACGCGCCCACCGGCCGGCGGGTACGCGCCCGGCTGGCCCGGTTCAACGCGCCCTGGCAGACCTCGCAGGTCAGCGAGGTGCTGGAGCCGCTGATCGCGACGCACCGGGAGAACCACCCCAAGGCCGACGCGCGGCTGCTCCAGCGCGCCTTCGACACGGCCGCGCGGTGGCACTCGGGTCAGTACCGCAAGTCCGGCGACCCCTACATCACGCACCCGCTCGCCGTGGCGACCATCCTGGCGAACCTGGGCATGGACACCACCACGCTGGTCGCGGCGCTGCTGCACGACACCATCGAGGACACCGAGTACACGCTCGACCAGATGCGCGCCGACTTCGGCGGTGAGGTCGCGCTGCTCGTCGACGGCGTCACCAAGCTCGACAAGGTCAAGCTCGGCGACGCGGCCAAGGCGGAGACCATCCGCAAGATGGTCGTCGCGATGGCGAAGGACCCGCGGGTCCTGGTGATCAAGCTGGCCGACCGGCTGCACAACATGCGGACGCTCACCTTCCTGCCCCGCCCCAAGCAGGAACAGAAGGCCAAGGAGACGCTGGAGATCCTGGCTCCGCTGGCGCACCGCCTCGGTATGAACACGATCAAGTGGGAGCTGGAGGATCTGGCCTTCGGCACGCTGTTCCCGAAGCGGTTCGAGGAGATCAACAGGCTGATCGGGGAGCACCAGCCGCAGCGCGAGGCGCTGCTGCGTCAGGTGACGCAGAAGGTGTCCACCGATCTGAAGGCCGCCAAGATCAAGGCGGAGACCACCGGCCGGCCGAAGCACCTCTACTCGATCTACCAGAAGATGATCGTGCGGGGGCGCGACTTCAACGACATCTACGACCTGGTCGGTGTGCGGATCCTGGTCGACACGGTGCGGGACTGCTACGCGGCGCTGGGGGTCATCCACGCCAACTGGCAGCCGGTGCCGGGCCGGTTCAAGGACTACATCGCCATGCCCAAGTTCAACATGTACCAGTCGTTGCACACGACTGTCATCGGGCCCACCGGCAAGCCGGTGGAGATGCAGATCCGCACGTACGCGATGCACCGCACCGCCGAGTTCGGCATCGCCGCGCACTGGAAGTACAAGGAGCACAAGGGCACCCCGGTGGTGGGCCCGCCGGCGCACATCGACGAGATGACGTGGCTGCGGCAGCTGCTGGACTGGCAGCGTGAGGCGGCGGACCCGAGCGAGTTCCTGGACGCGCTGCGGTTCGACCTGTCCAGCCAGGAGGTGTACGTCTTCACCCCGAAGGGTGACGTCATCCCGCTGCCGACCGGGTCGACGCCTGTGGACTTCGCGTACGCGGTGCACACCGAGGTCGGGCACAAGTGCATCGGCGCGCGGGTCAACGGCAAGCTGGTGCCGCTGGAGTCGACGCTGTCCAACGGCGACGTGATCGAGATCTTCACGTCGAAGTCCGACACGGCCGGGCCGACGCAGGACTGGCTGGGCTTCGTCAAGAGCCCGCGGGCGCGTACCAAGATCCGCCAGTACTTCAACAAGGAGCGGCGCGAGGAGGCGATCGAGGCCGGCAAGGACGCGATCGTCAAGGCGATGCGCAAGCAGGGCATGCCGTTGCAGCGGATGCTCACCTCGGACGCGCTGATGGCGATCGCCCGGGACCTGCATCTGGCCGACGTGGCCTCGCTGTACGCGGCGGTCGGCGACAGCCAGGTCTCCGCGCAGTCGGTCGTGCAGAAGCTGATGGCCTCCTACGGCGGCGAGGAGGGCGCGGCGGAGGACATCGCCGAGACCGCCGTCGCCACCCGGCCGCCGCGCAGCCGGCAGAGCAGCGCCGACCCGGGTGTCGTGGTCCGCGGTGTCAGCGACGTCTGGATCAAGCTGGCCCGCTGCTGCACGCCGGTGCCGCCGGACTCGGTGTTCGGATTCGTCACCCGCTCCGGCGGGGTCAGCGTGCACCGGGACGACTGCGCCAACGCCGAGGACCTGCGCGCTCAGCCCGAGCGGGTGGTCGAGGTGAGCTGGAAGCTCACCTCCGCCTCCACGTTCCTGGTCGCCATCCAGGTCGAGGCGCTGGACCGGCACAAGCTGCTCGCCGACGTGACGAGGGTGCTGTCCGAGGAGCGGGTGAACATCCTCTCCGCGACCGTCACCACCACCCGCGACCGGGTGGCGGTCAGCCGGTTCAGCTTCGAGATGGCCGACCCGAAGCACCTCGGGCACCTGCTGGCCGCCGTCCGCAAGGTCGACGGCGTGTTCGACGCGTACCGGGTCACCTCGGGGGCCTGAGCCACCACGCACGCGAAAGCGCCCGCCGGCTGCGATCAGCCGGCGGGCGCTTCGTCGTCGTACGGGTGCGGTCAGCCGCCCTGGACCGGGCTCATCGTCACCTTGGTCATGGTGATCTCCTTCTTCGGGTGACCACCGCCGGCCTGCTTGGCGAACGCGCCGTCGTCACCGGCCGCGGCGACCTGCTTCACCACGTCCATGCCGCCGGTGATGGTGCCCAGCACCGTGTAGTTCGGGTCGAGCGGCGAGTCGCCGTACACGATGAAGAACTGGCTGCCCGTGCTGCCCGGCTGGCCGGAGTTGGCCATCGCGATGACACCCTCCGGGTACGGCGGGCGCTTGTTGGTCGGCAGGTTCTCCTCGGCCAGGTTGTAGGACGGGCCGCCGGTGCCGTCGGTGTCCCGCCAGCCCTTGCCGGTGGCGCTCGGGTCGCCGCACTGGAGCACCTTGATGCCCTCGGTGACCAGCCGGTGGCACTTGGTGTTGTCGAAGAAGCCCTTCTCCGTCAGGTGCGTGAAGCTACCGGCGGTGCAGGGCACGGCGGCACGGTCGATCTTGGCGGTGATCGGGCCCAGGTTGGTGTCGATGGTCATCGTCTGGGTGCCCTTGCCGGACTGCTGGGTCGGCGGGAGGCCGACGTCCTTGATCTGCGGCGGACGGCCCTCCTTGGGCACCTCCGTGTACGCGCACTGGACGGCCCCGGCATCGGCGGTGGTGCCGCCCTGCTTGTCGTCGTCGTCGCCGAGCGCGGCGACGAGCCAGACCGTGCCGGCCACGACGAGCACCAGCACCGCCGCGGCCCCGACGATCGCCTGGGTCTGCCGGCGCTTGCGGGCCCGGCCGGCCCGTTCCGCCATCTCCCGCTCGAGCTTGGCCCGCGCCGCCGCGCGCTGGCGGTCTCTGGTGGACGTCACGGTCACTCCTCACCTGCTGCGTATGGGGTCGGCGCGCGCGCCGCCGGTCACGTGTGGGTCACCGGCGGCGGGGCCGCCGGATCGGGTTGTCGGGTCAGCCCGCGCTGGCGCTGGGCGAGGGCGCGGGACTGCCGGCCGGCGCCGCGCCGGGCTCGCCGACTGTGACGCTCTGGACCAGCACCTGCGTCTTCGGCTTGAC
It includes:
- a CDS encoding peptidylprolyl isomerase — encoded protein: MTSTRDRQRAAARAKLEREMAERAGRARKRRQTQAIVGAAAVLVLVVAGTVWLVAALGDDDDKQGGTTADAGAVQCAYTEVPKEGRPPQIKDVGLPPTQQSGKGTQTMTIDTNLGPITAKIDRAAVPCTAGSFTHLTEKGFFDNTKCHRLVTEGIKVLQCGDPSATGKGWRDTDGTGGPSYNLAEENLPTNKRPPYPEGVIAMANSGQPGSTGSQFFIVYGDSPLDPNYTVLGTITGGMDVVKQVAAAGDDGAFAKQAGGGHPKKEITMTKVTMSPVQGG
- a CDS encoding RelA/SpoT family protein — translated: MSHDVVPPVEGTVHPTGDADGSVTERSGNPPARATGATGGASDATADGGAVVVPFPTEGSTESTPGSGFALSNAPTGRRVRARLARFNAPWQTSQVSEVLEPLIATHRENHPKADARLLQRAFDTAARWHSGQYRKSGDPYITHPLAVATILANLGMDTTTLVAALLHDTIEDTEYTLDQMRADFGGEVALLVDGVTKLDKVKLGDAAKAETIRKMVVAMAKDPRVLVIKLADRLHNMRTLTFLPRPKQEQKAKETLEILAPLAHRLGMNTIKWELEDLAFGTLFPKRFEEINRLIGEHQPQREALLRQVTQKVSTDLKAAKIKAETTGRPKHLYSIYQKMIVRGRDFNDIYDLVGVRILVDTVRDCYAALGVIHANWQPVPGRFKDYIAMPKFNMYQSLHTTVIGPTGKPVEMQIRTYAMHRTAEFGIAAHWKYKEHKGTPVVGPPAHIDEMTWLRQLLDWQREAADPSEFLDALRFDLSSQEVYVFTPKGDVIPLPTGSTPVDFAYAVHTEVGHKCIGARVNGKLVPLESTLSNGDVIEIFTSKSDTAGPTQDWLGFVKSPRARTKIRQYFNKERREEAIEAGKDAIVKAMRKQGMPLQRMLTSDALMAIARDLHLADVASLYAAVGDSQVSAQSVVQKLMASYGGEEGAAEDIAETAVATRPPRSRQSSADPGVVVRGVSDVWIKLARCCTPVPPDSVFGFVTRSGGVSVHRDDCANAEDLRAQPERVVEVSWKLTSASTFLVAIQVEALDRHKLLADVTRVLSEERVNILSATVTTTRDRVAVSRFSFEMADPKHLGHLLAAVRKVDGVFDAYRVTSGA
- a CDS encoding adenine phosphoribosyltransferase, with the protein product MTETHTTGVRGDSGPEVAQLVASRLLDVPDFPKPGVVFKDLMPLFADGEAFRAVIDGIIAYHGPESFDTVAGIEARGFVLAAAVAYATGVGVVPVRKAGKLPRATHSASYALEYGEATLEVHQDAFTAGHRVLVLDDVLATGGTAEATLDLVERAGGTVAGFTVLLELGFLEGRKRLAQRPVHALLTV